In the Chromobacterium sp. ATCC 53434 genome, TGGTTGGCGTTCTGGCCCTCGGCGTGGCCGCCTGCTCCAAGCAGGGACCAGGCTCGGCCGCCGGCGACGCCAGCGCCGCGGCGGCGGACGGCAAGATCACCGTCGGCCTGGCGGTGTCCACGCTCAACAACCCGTTCTTCGTCGAATTGCGCGACGGCGCGGCGGCCGAGGCCAAGAAGCAGGGCGTCAATCTGATCACCGTCGACGCGCAGGACGATCCGGCCAAGCAACAGGCCAGCGTCGAGGACCTGATCCAGAAGAAGGTGGGCGTGATTCTGATCAATCCGACCGACTCCTCCGCCGTCGCCAATGTGGTGAAGGAAGCGACCGACAAGGGCATCAAGGTGGTGTCGCTGGATCGCAGCGTCAACGGCGCCGCGGTCAGCGCCCACATCGCGTCCGACAACACCGCCGGCGGCGTGATGGCCGGCCAGTATCTGCTGGGCAAGCTGGGCGGCAAGGGCCGCATCGTCGAGCTGGAAGGCATCGCCGGCTCCTCCGCCGCCCGCGAGCGCGGCGAGGGCTTCCACCAGGTGGTCGACAACAAGGGCGGAGTCAAGCTGCTGGCCAGGCAGCCGGCCGATTTCGACCGCGCCAAGGGGCTGGCGGTGATGGAGAACATCATCCAGGGCAACAAGGACATCCAGGGCGTGTTCGCCCACAACGACGAGATGGCGCTGGGCGCGGTCAAGGCGATCCAGGCCGCCGGATTGAAGAACGTCGTGGTGGTCGGTTTCGACGCGACGCCGGACGCGGTGGCCGCGGTGAAATCCGGCACGCTGTCCGCCACCGTGCAGCAGCAGCCGGCGCTGATCGGTGTCTATGGCGTGCAGACCGCGAAGAAGCTGGCCGAGGGGCAGAAGGTGGAGCGCTTCATCCCGGTGCCGCTGAACCTGATCAAGCAGTAAGCGATCGAGGGCGGACGGGGCCGGGGCAGCGCGTCGGCCCCGTTTTTGCCGATATCATCTATTTCGTCAGTTTCCATCGTTCGCACCGTCAATGAGCCATTTCAAACGCCTGACCATAGACGATATCGCCGAGTTGGCCGGCGTGTCGCGCACCACCGCCAGCATGGTGCTCAACGGCCATGCCGAGCGCTACCGCATCTCGTCCGCCACCGTGGAAAAAGTGCAGACCGTGGCGCGCGAGCACCATTTCCGGCCGTCGCAACAGGCGCGCAGCCTGCGCAGCCGGCGCAGCAGCAGCATAGGCCTGGTGATCCCCGATCTGACCAACTCCAGCCACGCCGCGCTGGCGCAGGCGCTGGAGAACGGCTGCCGCGCCCAGGGCTACCAGTTGTTGATGGTGACCAGCGACGAGGACGTCGAGCGCGAGAGCGCCGGTATCAGCCAGCTGGCCGCCCGCCAGGTGGACGGCATGATCGTCGTGCCGTGCAGCGCCGACGCCGAGCGCTATCTGCCGTGGACCGGCAGGCTGCCCTTGGTCTTCGCCGACCGTCACATTCCCGGCAGCGGCATTCCGGCGGCGGTGACGGCCGCCGCCGCCAGCGTCGAGGCCTTGCTGGCGCCGGTGCTGGCGTCCGGCGTCGACGAGCTGGTGTATTTCGGCGGCCAGCCGACGCTGTCGTCCGGCCGCGAGCGGCTGGCCGGCTACCGGCAGGCCCTGGCGGCGCATGGCATCGCGCCCGGCGGCGACTGGGTGGCCGAGCGCGATTTCCAGCGCGAATCCGGCTATGCGCTGATGCGCGACTGGTATCAGCGGCGAGGCCGCTACCCGCGCGCGCTGTTCACCACGGCGATCACCCTGCTGGAGGGCGTATTGTCCTTCATCCGCGAGCGGCACCGCTTGCGCGAGGCGCCGCAATACCTGCTGACCTTCGACGACCATCCCTTGCTGGACTGCCTGCCGCTGCCGATAGACGCGATCCGGCAGGACAGCGACCGCCTGGCCGAGGCCAGCCTGGAGCAGGTGATGGCGCTGCTGCGCGGCGAGGCGCTGGCCGAGCGCGACGCGCGGGTGCCGGCCAGCCTGAATCTGCGCCGCTTGTCGGTTTAGTTTCCGCTCATCGCCTTCAATCGGCCCAGACCGGTTGGTGCGTGTCCAGCGGCATCGCCGGCAGCGCCCAGCGCGCCGGCGTCGCGGACAAGCGGGCGGCGTGGCGCACGCTCAGCAGGCGGCCGAAGCCCGACTCTCCCTCTTCCAGCCACGGGTGGACTTGCTCCGGCGCGGGCAGCGCCGCGGTCGTGGCGACGCGGCCGAGGCCGCGCAGCCAGTAGCCGGCCTGGGCCAGCGATACTTCGACATGCCAGCTGCCGCCTTCTTGCTGTTGGCGGTGCAGCGCGGCGATGGCCCCGAGCGCGGCCAGGCAGCCGGCGCTGTGATCCAGTATCTGGCCCGGGAAGGCGCGCGGCGCGTCGGCGCCGAAGGCTTCGGCCTCGGCGGCGTTGAAGCCGGAGGCGGTCTGCGTCAGCGAATCGAAGCCGTGCCGGCCGGCCCAGGGGCCGGCGTTGCCGTAGGCGCTGAGCGTCACGTAGACGATGCCGGGGCGCAAACCGGCCGCGTCCTGCGGGGAGAAGCCGAGCTCGGCCAGGCCGCCGGGACGGTAGCCCTGGATGAAGACGTGGGCGCCGGCCAGCAGGCCGCGCAAGCGCGCCTTGTCCGCCTCGATGGTCAGGTCCAGCCGGGCATTGCGCTTGCCGCGGCCCATGTCGATGTCCAGCGTCGGGATGGTCGGCAGCTTGGGCGAGGTGATGTGCAGCACGTCGGCGCCATGGGCGGCCAGCACGCGTCCGGCCACCGGGCCGGCGATGATGCGGGTCAGATCCAGCGCGCGCACGCCCGCCAGCGGCCGCTCGGCGTCCGGCAGCGGCAATGGCGGCGCGTCGGCGATGCGGCGGATGCTCAGCGTCGGCAGGCCGGCCACCGCCTGGCCCTGGGGATGGGCGTCCCATTCCTCGAAGCTGCGCAGCGCCGTCGCCACCAGGCCGTGCTCGGCGGCGGCGTCCTCGAAATCGAAGGCGCGCCAGTCCCGCAGCGCGGCGGCGACGGCGGCCTTGTCGTAGTCGCAGCGCAACAGCCGCAGCACGCCGTCGCGGTGGTGGGGGAAATTGGTGTGTATGCGCAACCAGCGGCCGTCGCCGCAGCGGTAGACGCCGGCTATCTTGTCCCATGGGTCGGCCGGCGCCTCGCCGTCCACCCGCAGATACAGCTCGCTGCGGAACTCGGCGGCGGCGTGGCCCATGTCGACATCGACCGTCTGCGCGTCGCCGCCGCGCAGTTGCCGGAAGGAGGCGGCGGCCAGGCCGCTGGCGGCGATGCAGGCCTGGGCGGCGCGGCCCAGCGCGAACGAGGACGGCAGCGCCGGCTCGTCGCCGGACAGGCTGAGCCTGTCCAGCCATTCGGGGGACAGGCCGCAGTGCAGCCATAGTTGACGGACGGCGTCGCGGACGATGGCGCTCATACGGGCTCTCCTGGAGGTGGATCAGCCATTTAAGCGGCAAGCACGGCGGGTGGTCAATTTATTTGTCATTTATTTTGCATGGCGGCCGCTAGGCGGCGCCATCGTGCAAGAAGTGCTTCAGCATCGCCTGGACGATGGCCGGCTGATCGCGAGCCGCCCGCAAGCCGGCGTTCTGGATGATGATGTGCGACAGCTGGCGGTGGCGGCGGATCAGGCCGGCGGCCAGGCCGTAGGGACGCCAGGTCTGGCGCTTGCACTGGCGGAATTCGGCCGCGCCGCTCCAGGGCAGCGCGTCCAGCCAGGCGTCGGCGCCAAGGTAATTGCCTTCCATGCAGTATTCGCCGTGATAAAGCAGCACTTTCAGCTTGTCCAGCAGCCGCGGAAACAGCGGCGCCGACGACTCCAGCCACGACGCCTCCTGCAGCGACTGCGGCGTCGGCTTCAGCTCGTTCAGCGAGCGCGGGTCGATGTGCAGCGCCTGCTGCACCGCCGGTCGGGCCAGGTACTCTTCGATCTGGCGATGCCGCGTCGACGGCGGATGCCGAACGTCGTCTAGATCGCGGCCGCTGCATTGCTGGATGTAGGCATTCATGTCGAGCGCGATGCGGCTGGCCTCCTTGCGCTGCAGCGGGGTGGCGGCGGCCCTGGCCCTGGCGTAGTCCCGCAGCATCGTCTCCAGCCGCTGCCTTTCCTCCTGATTGATCAGCCGATGCTGACTGGCGTAGTCGATATGGCTGGGGAGCTGGATTTCCGACGCCACCTGGCCGTTGCCCAGCCCGATCCCTCTCAGATTGATCTGCGGCTGGCCGCAGCCATTGCCGTCCAGAATGCAGTTGGCGAGCCGGGCCAGCGTATGGCCGGTCTGACCGGCGCCGAACAGATAGCAATCCGCTTCGCGATAGCGCGGCCAGCGCAACAGGAATTCCTGCAGCGCGTGGTAGAGCTGCTGGCAGGCCTCGTCGTGGCTTTCCGGCAGGTAGCGCGGATGGGTGGAGAACGACAGGCCATGGCCCAGCGGCTGGTCCAGCAGCAGATAGTTGGCGTGGTGGTGCCAGCTGAACGGATTGGAGTAGACCCGGCCGCCGCTGTCCAGCAGATAGGGGCCGTGCTCGTCGAACAGGCTGGCCAGCGCGCCGATGCCGGGGGCGCTGTTGATCCATACCAGCAGCGGCGCCCGCTCGGGGCTGCCGACCGCTTCGCTGAACCAGAAATACAGCCAGCCGCCGGCCGAGTCTCCTATGGACAGATAGCCGCACAGCTGAGTCGAGCGCACCGGGCCGTAATTGGGCAGATGGCTCAGCGCCGCGCTTTCGAACAGGAAGGGGTTGGCTTGGACGTTCATGGCCGGTTTATGCCGACGGCTTGTGGGTATTGATCCGTTATAGCTGCCGCGGCGCGGAATAACCGTTTATAAAAAAGCTGTGATTATTTACATCTTCTTGCAGTTAAGTTCCGTCCGCGGTCTGCCGCCTTGTCACGGTAACGGCAGAAATGCCGCTTTACGACCAACCAGAGACGGAGCATCCCATGCTGAGCCTGTACACCAATATCGCGGCACTGAACACCAAGTCCAACATGAATTCCACCCAGAACGCGCTGTCGACCTCGATGACGCGCCTGGGTACCGGCCAGCGCATCAACTCCGCAATGGACGACGCCGCCGGCCTGCAGATCGCCACCCGTCTGGACGCGCAAAGCCGCGGCATGACCGTTGCGATGAAGAACGCCCAGAACGGCATCTCGATGATGCAGACCGCCGAAGGCGCGCTGAACGAAGTGACCAACATCCTGCAACGGATGAAGGACCTGTCCACCGAAGGCGCCAACGGCACCGCCACCGCCAACGACAAGACCGCGATGCAGTCCGAGTTCGACGCGCTGGGCAAGGAACTGAACAACATCGTCAGCAACACCACTTTCGGCGGCGAGAAGCTGCTGGCCAAGTCCGGCGGCAAGCTGGCCGCGGCGGTGAACTTCCAGATCGGCGCCAGCTCCTCCGAAGTGATGTCCGCTGACGTGTCCGCTCAGATCACCGCGCTGGACACCGCGCTGCAAGGCGCTTCCGCCCAGTACAAGACTCCGGGCGCCACCGCCGGCACCGAAATCGGCCCGGCCGCCACCATCGACCTGCTGAACACCGCCCTGGACAGCGTCGGCGCCGTGCGTTCCGCCCTGGGCGCGAACTCCAACCGCCTGGATCACGTGGTCAACAACCTGAACAACGTGAACAACAACACCCTGGCGGCCAAGGGTCGTATCATGGATACCGACTACGCCAGCGAAAGCGCCACGATGACCGCCAAGCAAATGCTGATGCAAGCCAGCACCTCGATGCTGAAGCAAAGCGGCAGCATGAACAGCCTGGCCATGTCCCTGTTGCAGTAATATCGTTGCCGGCGGCGTTTTTCGCCGTCGCACCGCAAGCCAGTGGCGCGAGCCGCTGGCTTTTTGCTTTGCGGCGCGCGCCATCTGTGGCGGCCGCGCGCCATTTATCGGCGCAGGGCTGGTTGCGCCAGGCGGGGGTGAATATAATTGGCCGTTTTTGATGCGTGACGGAAAGAGGATGGCTATGCGAAAGGCCTTGTGTGCGTTGATAGGCCTGTGCTTGAGCGCTTGTGTCCTGGCGGATGCCGACCCGGTGGTGTTGACCGTGTCCGGCCGCATCGGCCGTTTCACCGATGCCAAGCGCGGCATCTACCAGTTTCGCGACAGCGATCTGGCTCGCATGCGGCAGATGAGTTTCACCACCACCACCAGCTGGACGCCGTCGGTGACCTTCAGCGGTCCGCTGGTGCGCGACATTCTGGCCAAGGTGGATGCCAAGGGCACGACGGTGCGGGTGCTGGCGATCAACTATTACCGCTACGATATTTCCACCGTCGAGCTGGTGCGGCGCAGCGTGGTGCTGGCGCGCCGCATCGACAACAAGCCGTTCGATGTCGCGCACTACGGCCCGCTGTGGCTGATGTATCCGCTGCCGGAGATGACGGACTCCGAAAAGGGGCCGCCGCTTGACGCCAAGCTGGTATGGCAGGTCGAGGCGATGGAGGTGATGTGAGCTTGTCCCGCGTGAAGCGCTATCTGCAGGCCCCGTGGTGGCTGATGCTGTCGCTGTTGTTGTTGCTGCTGGCCGCCGGTTGGAATTTCTACCGGATAGACCGCGCCAGCCAGGGACTGATAGACGGCGGCAAGAGCGAGCAGCTGTACTGGACCGTGGCCCAGCTGCATATCGAGCTGGAGAAGACCCGCGCCGAGCTGATAGGCTTCGCCGCCGATCCCGAATCGCAGGCCGATCTGCTCCAGCAGTTCCAGTTGCTGCAAAGCCGCTACCAGGTGTTCGAGGCGCCCGACAGCGTCTTGGTGCACCGGCAGCTCAGCAAGGTCAGCGGCTTCGAGGCGCTGGTCGGTGCGCTGCGGCCCTTGCTGCGCGATCGGGAATGGCAGCGTCTGACGCCGCCGCTGGCGCGCAAGATGGTGGTGCGGATAGACGCGCTGCGGCCGGTGCTGGCCAATTTCGCGGTGCAGAGCCGCGAGGCCGAAGTGTC is a window encoding:
- a CDS encoding flagellin, whose translation is MLSLYTNIAALNTKSNMNSTQNALSTSMTRLGTGQRINSAMDDAAGLQIATRLDAQSRGMTVAMKNAQNGISMMQTAEGALNEVTNILQRMKDLSTEGANGTATANDKTAMQSEFDALGKELNNIVSNTTFGGEKLLAKSGGKLAAAVNFQIGASSSEVMSADVSAQITALDTALQGASAQYKTPGATAGTEIGPAATIDLLNTALDSVGAVRSALGANSNRLDHVVNNLNNVNNNTLAAKGRIMDTDYASESATMTAKQMLMQASTSMLKQSGSMNSLAMSLLQ
- the rbsB gene encoding ribose ABC transporter substrate-binding protein RbsB, producing the protein MKRILTPLMVGVLALGVAACSKQGPGSAAGDASAAAADGKITVGLAVSTLNNPFFVELRDGAAAEAKKQGVNLITVDAQDDPAKQQASVEDLIQKKVGVILINPTDSSAVANVVKEATDKGIKVVSLDRSVNGAAVSAHIASDNTAGGVMAGQYLLGKLGGKGRIVELEGIAGSSAARERGEGFHQVVDNKGGVKLLARQPADFDRAKGLAVMENIIQGNKDIQGVFAHNDEMALGAVKAIQAAGLKNVVVVGFDATPDAVAAVKSGTLSATVQQQPALIGVYGVQTAKKLAEGQKVERFIPVPLNLIKQ
- a CDS encoding CoA transferase — its product is MSAIVRDAVRQLWLHCGLSPEWLDRLSLSGDEPALPSSFALGRAAQACIAASGLAAASFRQLRGGDAQTVDVDMGHAAAEFRSELYLRVDGEAPADPWDKIAGVYRCGDGRWLRIHTNFPHHRDGVLRLLRCDYDKAAVAAALRDWRAFDFEDAAAEHGLVATALRSFEEWDAHPQGQAVAGLPTLSIRRIADAPPLPLPDAERPLAGVRALDLTRIIAGPVAGRVLAAHGADVLHITSPKLPTIPTLDIDMGRGKRNARLDLTIEADKARLRGLLAGAHVFIQGYRPGGLAELGFSPQDAAGLRPGIVYVTLSAYGNAGPWAGRHGFDSLTQTASGFNAAEAEAFGADAPRAFPGQILDHSAGCLAALGAIAALHRQQQEGGSWHVEVSLAQAGYWLRGLGRVATTAALPAPEQVHPWLEEGESGFGRLLSVRHAARLSATPARWALPAMPLDTHQPVWAD
- a CDS encoding substrate-binding domain-containing protein, with the protein product MSHFKRLTIDDIAELAGVSRTTASMVLNGHAERYRISSATVEKVQTVAREHHFRPSQQARSLRSRRSSSIGLVIPDLTNSSHAALAQALENGCRAQGYQLLMVTSDEDVERESAGISQLAARQVDGMIVVPCSADAERYLPWTGRLPLVFADRHIPGSGIPAAVTAAAASVEALLAPVLASGVDELVYFGGQPTLSSGRERLAGYRQALAAHGIAPGGDWVAERDFQRESGYALMRDWYQRRGRYPRALFTTAITLLEGVLSFIRERHRLREAPQYLLTFDDHPLLDCLPLPIDAIRQDSDRLAEASLEQVMALLRGEALAERDARVPASLNLRRLSV